The region GGAAAGGGTCGCCATCTTACCGTCTAAGATGCCGTTGGTATGGGGATTTTAAAGGCGCCTATGAATCAAAGTAAACCTGTGATGAGACTTACTTCACAAAAATCAAAGCTGTAAAATGTCTAAAATCACGATTATTGAATTAGTTACATTATGAACCCTTAGGGATGTATCAAACTTTAAATTTAAACCTTTATATCTATAACTTTTATTATTGAACCTTAcagataatatattaattttatttattataagattGATAATTATGTACTTTTTCCAACTAtatgtattaaaataataatatcattaaaccttatagataatatattaattttatttattataagattaataattatgtactttttccaattatttgtattaaaataatattattattaaaagaaaatactTTGTATTATGTAATAACATCTTAATTAAAATATCatttaacatttttattttttattttaatattattcactAGAAATCTAATGATAAACAAACCGAACGTATACCAAAGTGTTCATAAactgtttgaaaaaaaaattatttatttttgaaaaaatttataTTCGTTCGTTTATATCGTTAATTATAAACACATGATGTCCCATCCAACAAAACATTTCGATTTAGATTATGTATTCGCTCGAACAATATTTAGTTGCCGCAAAATCTGGTCCAAAAAAAAataaccttttaaaaataaatgtgCCTTTTGGTTGTTTATTAATCTTATGTTATTTAATAAACAAACTTATAAAGAAATATCGGTAtaaaccaaaataattaaaaaaaaacaactaaagaggattatttatgtattttcctattacattgattaatattatcataaaatatagtatatttaaattatatagaaataaaattaaaaaaagtaaTATTCTTAGAATGTTGAATATCATCATGCTTTTTTGTTGGAATATGCATATTTATTTGGATAAATGACATAAAAAACACTTTTTTTAcatagaaattcgattttgacaccgtgttttttttgtgtcaattttgacagtgtgttttccaatttgttacaattttgaccacttgaccggttaaccaggttacatgttgacgtggcatgatgacgtgtcagttttgatgacgtgacatgctgacatgatatgctgacgtgtcaaaattgatttttttttccacaaaaaacactaagttttcactttttttcgattttgacactaagtttaattttttatttcaattttgacactatgttttttttgttcccatcgaacatcatttatcaaatttttttcaattttgtctattttccatttgaaaccgtataaatatattttttttcttacattttaaaccatataaacatatttttttcgtttaaaaaccacatttttatttaaatacaaggtgttttttttttcttatattcaaaacattagttatatcatgagaatcaaactaaccataagcttctaataagatgtaaaaatttgatgggttgcaaacttgatatccgTGTTTTGATCGACTATACacctccaaacacattttaaagttgcatatttaatataaaatacaatttttatataactaatacatatttatacataaaaatatggtttgagtgtaaaaaaatatatttatacaaaaactatgatttttaaatgaaaaaaaacatatttatacggtttaaatgtattaaaaaatatatttatacgttttcaaatagaaaattgtcaatattgaacaaaattggaaaaaataatgttcgatttggaacaaaaaaacatagtgtcaaagttgaagaaaaaaattaaacttagtgtcaaaatcgaaaaaaatgaaaacttggtgttttttgtgagaaaaaaattcaattttgacacgtcagcatgtcacgtcatcaaaactgacacgtcatcatgccacgtcagcatgcaacctggttaaccggtcaagttgTTAGAATTGTAATAAAttagaaaacacagtgtcaaaattgacacaaaaaaaacacggtgtcaaaatcgaatttatgtgtaaaaaaaatgttttttgtgtcatttacccTATTTATTTAATacatttatttgtttaataagaaataataaatgtatttaatattaatatatagttatattattttataatatgcAAAATAAAGAactatataagtaaaatttgttAGTATATGGTACattatttatgttcaaatataTAAAAGGTCATAATCGAAAATAATGTATAATATGGAGCAGAAATGTAATCTTTGTTTATGATGTGATGAGTTTATCATTTTTGAGAGAATGGTGTAGTCAACAACTTTGACTTTCAAAAGTAATATTCCCCCCTACTTTGGGTATGAAGACCAACACCCGGTTGGTTCATACCATAACACAACCTAAATGTTATTAGTAACACACGATTACATTTTAGTCAAAAATACACCCAAACTCACATTGAGTCAAAAATACACCCAAACTCACATGGAGAACATCGataacaaaatcaaaattgaaTATGGTTTGATGACTGTTTTTTCTTATGTATATTCGAAAAAAGAACTTAGGATCTTAATACAAAAGAAGCgtttttaaaatcatataaaaccAAACACGTTGTCATGTTGATTTTGTATAGAAACTTCTATAAactgaaatatataaaaatattttaaaagataaCTATTAGTTTGACAATTTGACAAAAAATTATTACACATCGTAAGAAAACGAAAAAGGGCTATTACGACAAGGTTTTGGATTTATTAGACTTAACTCTTTCGTTTGGGTAACCAGTAGATGTCAAAATTTGAATATGTTTTGGTTGTACAATGTTTGTACGTCTAAATTATGTTATGCACCCTACTTAATTGTTTTTGTTGCCCTTTCTAGCCATGCTTCTTGTGTTAAAaactttttattaatttaaaaacatatatttgatcGTCAATGGTATTATTGATATATTGGCCCTGCAATCAAACATTTCCGACTTATTTACATTCGACACATTCAAAACATACGAGTTTGAATCATACATTCGCTGCAATATAtaacaaaaattgaaaataaaaagttGGAAATGGAATGTATTATATACGGTACAATGTTACAATATGAAATTTTTTAAGGTTATAAACCTAAACACTAATGGTTGGTTTGTGATCTGGTGGGCCACCTCCCTATTTTTGGTAAGAAAACCCTATttttgtaaaataattatttatgccAACTAccttattttattcaaaattctcCTATAAATACTACTTAGAAACATCTCCATCCATGCTCCATCTCAATCCTTACCAAGACTTCTATGATAATGGCGACGAGGGTTGAgtacaacatcatcatcactTCCGCCTTTATCGTAGCTGCTCTCTCTCTCATCAGTTCAAAAACGATAGCAGCAACAGTTCCAGGACTCATAAATATCGTGAATTTAGGAGCCATAGCCGACGGAAAAACGGACTCAACCCTACCATTTCAATCTGCATGGGCTTCTGCATGTTCGTCATCTAAAACAGTCACTATCTACGTCCCCTCCGGCAAGTTTTTCCTCCAATCAGCTTATTTCCATGGCGAACATTGTAGTAACAAAGCAATCAACTTCCGTATTGATGGCACCCTTCTTGCTCCTACAGACTACCGGAAATCCTCTAGTGATGTCAGCTGGATTACTTTTGAAAAGGCCACCGGAGTTTCTATCTCCGGTGGAACTTTAGATGGTCGTGGAACCGGTCTCTGGGCTTGCAAAGCCTCTTCCAGTTCATGTCCAGCCGGTGTAGCGGTAAGTTTCATGCATTTCCAAGTTTATTAATTTAAATTCAACTTTCTGCTACTAAATAAGTAAATAATCATTAATATATGTGTGGATGTTGCAGACGTTAGGGTTCTATAATTCAAGAGACATCATAATCAATGGATTGAGCTCCATAAACAGCCAAAAGTTCCACATCGTGATGAAAGGATGCCAAAACGTTAAACTTCAAGGAATCACGATATCTGCTCCGGGAAACAGTCCCAACACCGACGGCATACACATTGAATTCTCCACCGGAGTCACTGTTCTCAGCTCCCGAATTGCCACCGGAGACGATTGTGTATCCATCGGACCAGGTTCATCTAACCTCTGGATACAAAGCATCACCTGTGGCCCTGGCCATGGTGTCAGCATCGGCAGTTTAGGGTGGAGTGCACAGGAGGCCGGAGTCCAGAACGTGACGTTGAAGACGGCGACATTTAAGTCAACGCAGAATGGGGTTAGGATCAAGACATGGGCTAGGGAAAGTAATGGGTTCGTAAAGGGGGTTGTGTTTCAAGATTTAACGATGGTGCAGGTTCAAAATCCGGTGATAATCGATCAGAACTATTGTCCAGGTGAGCACAATTGTCCTCATCAGTTGTCCGGCGTCGCCATTTCGGATGTTATATACGAAGATATTCGTGGCACATCAGCGACAGATGTTGGGGTGAA is a window of Lactuca sativa cultivar Salinas chromosome 1, Lsat_Salinas_v11, whole genome shotgun sequence DNA encoding:
- the LOC111899473 gene encoding polygalacturonase yields the protein MIMATRVEYNIIITSAFIVAALSLISSKTIAATVPGLINIVNLGAIADGKTDSTLPFQSAWASACSSSKTVTIYVPSGKFFLQSAYFHGEHCSNKAINFRIDGTLLAPTDYRKSSSDVSWITFEKATGVSISGGTLDGRGTGLWACKASSSSCPAGVATLGFYNSRDIIINGLSSINSQKFHIVMKGCQNVKLQGITISAPGNSPNTDGIHIEFSTGVTVLSSRIATGDDCVSIGPGSSNLWIQSITCGPGHGVSIGSLGWSAQEAGVQNVTLKTATFKSTQNGVRIKTWARESNGFVKGVVFQDLTMVQVQNPVIIDQNYCPGEHNCPHQLSGVAISDVIYEDIRGTSATDVGVKLDCSKEHPCSGIKMEDVNLSYDNRPAQVSCTNALGTTGGGGGAAAVIHDTTSSSCLM